In Acidobacteriota bacterium, the following proteins share a genomic window:
- a CDS encoding sigma-70 family RNA polymerase sigma factor, with protein sequence MVQPDSATPRPSQTGEVTQLLLAWSNGDESALERLAPLVYAELHRLAHGYLRRERAGLGLQTTELIHEAWLRLVGGEVPHWRDRAHFFAVAARVMRHVLVELARARGYQKHGADAQRVTLDEAVRVEEERLTEVLAVHEALTLLAAGHPRVAEVVVLKYFGGMQGNEIAESLGVSAATVTEDLKFGKAWLRRALTGEKDAVPGAVATG encoded by the coding sequence ATGGTTCAACCGGATTCCGCAACACCACGCCCCTCGCAAACAGGCGAAGTCACGCAATTGCTGCTGGCCTGGAGCAACGGCGACGAATCGGCATTGGAGCGCCTGGCGCCGCTGGTTTACGCCGAATTGCACCGGCTGGCGCACGGCTATTTGCGGCGGGAGCGCGCCGGGCTGGGGCTGCAAACGACCGAACTCATCCACGAAGCCTGGCTGCGGCTGGTCGGCGGCGAGGTGCCGCACTGGCGTGACCGCGCGCATTTCTTTGCCGTGGCGGCGCGCGTGATGCGGCACGTGCTGGTGGAACTGGCGCGCGCGCGGGGCTATCAAAAACACGGCGCCGATGCGCAACGGGTCACACTGGACGAGGCCGTGCGTGTCGAGGAAGAACGGCTGACCGAAGTGCTGGCCGTGCACGAGGCGCTGACGTTGCTGGCGGCGGGGCATCCGCGCGTGGCCGAGGTGGTCGTGTTGAAATACTTCGGCGGCATGCAAGGGAACGAGATTGCCGAATCGCTCGGCGTTTCGGCGGCGACGGTGACGGAGGATTTGAAATTCGGCAAGGCGTGGTTGCGGCGCGCGCTGACGGGTGAAAAAGATGCGGTACCGGGAGCAGTAGCGACCGGGTGA